Proteins from a genomic interval of Neodiprion lecontei isolate iyNeoLeco1 chromosome 2, iyNeoLeco1.1, whole genome shotgun sequence:
- the LOC124292997 gene encoding uncharacterized protein F54H12.2-like: MAFLHAHSGECMKSELDLFSLPPTQTSIEAGQWVHYKPVSSLTDDSTIEFVVPGNGDEYIDLAHTMLSVRVKLQTSAPTPPAGEGNAATPHAAPVNNLLHSMFNQVDLFFNQKLVSPANNSYAYLAYIETLLNYAPPAKKSHLSSALWYDSEDGVSDVYDADAIGADRDFIERKRIMSNARTVDLIGHLHCDVFNQDKFLINGVELRLRLVRSRDSFCIMEAENRHKLHILETLLLVCRMKISPGILLVHARTLAKGTAKYPVTRVEVKSFTIHAGVQAETLDNVILGQLPK; encoded by the coding sequence ATGGCCTTCCTGCACGCGCACTCGGGTGAGTGTATGAAGTCGGAACTGGATTTGTTTTCTCTACCACCAACGCAGACGTCTATTGAGGCTGGTCAATGGGTACACTACAAGCCCGTATCATCTCTAACCGACGATTCCACGATTGAATTTGTTGTACCTGGAAACGGTGATGAGTACATCGATTTGGCACACACTATGCTTAGCGTACGAGTGAAGCTACAAACGTCTGCTCCTACCCCACCGGCAGGCGAAGGCAACGCGGCTACTCCGCATGCCGCGCCGGTAAACAATCTGCTTCACTCGATGTTCAATCAAGTCGATCTATTCTTCAATCAAAAACTAGTCTCACCAGCCAACAACTCTTACGCCTATCTAGCATATATAGAGACTCTACTGAATTACGCACCCCCCGCCAAAAAATCCCATCTTTCTTCGGCTCTATGGTACGACAGCGAGGATGGAGTATCGGATGTATACGACGCCGACGCCATCGGTGCTGACCGAGATTTCATCGAACGCAAACGGATCATGAGCAATGCACGTACCGTTGATCTGATTGGACATCTGCACTGTGACGTATTTAATCaagacaaatttttaatcaacggTGTGGAACTGCGTCTTCGACTTGTGAGATCAAGAGACAGTTTTTGCATTATGGAAGCCGAAAATCGCCACAAGCTGCACATACTGGAAACTTTGCTGCTCGTTTGCCGAATGAAGATCAGCCCTGGAATCTTGCTGGTGCACGCACGGACGCTAGCCAAAGGTACGGCAAAATATCCCGTAACCAGAGTCGAGGTGAAGTCTTTCACCATACACGCAGGAGTACAGGCAGAAACACTGGACAATGTCATACTCGGACAACTACCGAAATGA